The Chitinophaga lutea genome contains the following window.
ATCGATGCGGGAAAGGCCATCCTGCGTACCGGCCCAGAGCATGCCGGCCCGGTCCACGATCAGCTCGCGGATCGCGCCATGCACCACACTGAACGGCTTGCGGCCATCGGTGGTGATACGCTCAAATTTACCGGTCCGGGGATCGTAGCGGTTGAGCCCCTGTGTAAAAGTGCCCACCCAAATCCTCCCGTCGTGGTCAACGGCAACGGCCCGCACCTGGTTGGCGCTGAGGCTGGCCGGGTTGTCGGGATGATGTTTGAATACCGTGGTTTTGAAGCCGCCGTTGTAACGCTGCAGCCGCGCCAGCCCGTTCCAGGTACCGGCCCACAGGCCGCCCTGTTTGTCTTCGCAAAGATCAAGCACAGACCTGCCTGTGGAATCAGTTTCGGATTTCATCTCCACCTGCGTGATCTTTCGCGGGTCACCTTTTTCCATCCTGAACAATCCGCGCCGCGTACCGAACCAGAGGTCGTGCCGGCTGTCTTCGAATACACAATGCACGAACACGGGCTGGTGATCGGGCAACGGCACCCGTACAAACCCGCCGGTGTTGGGATCGTAGCGGTTCAGGCCTTTGTCGGTGCCCACCCACAACGTTTTGCGGGAGTCACAATACAGCGCGCTGATCTGGTTGGAATTGATCGTAAAACTGTCTTTCGGATCAGCCTGGTAGGTTTTGAAACGCACACCGTCGTAGCGGCTGAGCCCGTTCTTGGTCCCCATCCAGATAAAACCGGCATCGTCCTGCGTAATCACGAGCACGCTGTTATCCACCAGCCCCTGGTCTACCGTCAGGCGGCTGAACGACACCTGCTGGCCGTGGCTTCTGCCCACCGTCAGCACCAAAAAGATGAAAAGAAAAATACGTTGTTGCAACACCCCGATGTAGATTATAGTACTGTCTCCCTGATAATTTCAGTATGGCCGATATAATGCCCGATTTTGGTCCGGCGCTTCCCGCGCCTCCTCCCGATGCCCAAAGGTACGTGAAAAAGCGGCTTCTGCTTTCAGGAAAGGCTTTGGCGAAGGCCCTGCGTCTGCAGCAGTACCTTCGCCAAAGTAAATGCTGTAGAAACAGCATTCCTGTTCACTGAATCGCGTCATGTATCAATAATCGCATGCACTATGTGCAGCTATTTCTACAGTCCGTTACCAGCCGGGATTTTGTTTTACACTCGGCGCCCGGCCGATTTCCGACTGCGGTATCGGCATCAGGTACATGGCTTTGAAAAAAGCATGCGGCCTGGTTTGAATATACGTATAGGTATAAGTAGTACCGGATGGAACGATCTTCACCCCGCCCGGGTCGCGGTTGAATTCCTGCTCGCCCCGTTTCCAGCGGCGCACATCAAAGAAGCGGTGGTGCTCGAAAGCCAGTTCCACTTTCCGCTCATTGCGGATCAGGTCCCGTGCTTCCGCCTGGGTAATACCGGCTTTGATGCCATAGCGGCCGTCCGCGCCGGGCTGAATTCCCGCCCTTTCACGCAGGCGGATGATCTGATCGATGGCGGTGGTCGTTTCGCCGGTTTCGTTGCAGGCCTCCGCATAGTTGAGCAGCACTTCGGCATACCGCATCAGCGGGAAACATCTTTCGGTGTTACCGGAGGTGTTGTCTTCGGCCATTTTCCGGCAGTAATAACCGGTGAATGTAAACGCGGTCTGATAGTCCACACCGGCGCCGGTATGCGTGAACACCGGCCTTTTGCCGCCGGCGCTGCCGAGGTACATCATGGAGCCGTTGTAAATGATGGAATATTCGAAGCGCGGGTCCCTGTTGAGGTAAGGATTTTTTTCATCGAAGCCGGACCCTGCTTCCCGGATGCCTTTCCCGTTCTTCATCCCGAATGCGTCTACCGTAGCCTGTGTGGGGAAATACTCATAGCTGCCGCCACGGGAGGGCGGGAACAGCAGGCCTTCCACATCGCGGTTGCTGGCACGCATGAGGGCAAAGATGTATTCCGGGTTCCGGCGCATGAGAAACACGCGGTAAAAACCGAAACCGGGCGCGGTGGTGTTATCGAGGTACAGCGAATAGGCGTTCATGTCGATCACTTTCTTGGCCGCTTCCCTGGCCAGTACCCAGCGGTTCGCGTCGGCAACGGGGTAACCGACCAGCTTTTTCAGTTCTTCGTCGGTGGTCATGTCCGTTCCGTTAAACAGCGGGCTGGCGGCATAGAGCAGCACCCGGGCTTTGAGGGCCAGGCAGGCGCCTTTCGTAACCCTGCCGTAATCGGAGCCGAGTTGTTCTACCGGCAGATCGGCCGCGGCGAGGTCGAGCTCGGAATTGATGTAGTTGACACATTCTTCAAACGTGCTCCGCGCAATGTCGGGTTTGTCCGTCAGGCCGAACAGCGTGTCTTTCATCAGGGGCACGCCGCCTACGTGGCGCACCAGTTCGGCGTAATACCAGGCGCGCAGGAAACGCGCTTCGGCTTTCACCCTGGCTTTCAGGCCGGGTGATAACGGCGACCTGTCGAGGTTCTTGAACAACAGGTTCACCTTGCGCACATTGGTGTAACAACCGTTCCACACGGGAGGCGTAGGACCGTTGATGGCGCTGATGCCGCCGGCAATCAAACGCACCCACATGTTATGGGAACCCGTCCACCGCGACTGGGCTTCATCGCACATCTCGCTGGTGTAGGGCCATACATTGGTGCCGGACGTACCAACGGTCTGCATACCGAAACCGGCCGGCATGTAGATGTTGGTGAGGTAATCCATCGTGCGGGCGCTGTCCGCAAAAACCGTTTCTTCCGTGAGGTCGCTGGTCTGTTTTTTATCCAGGAAGTCCTCCGTTTTGGAGCAGGACTGCTGGCTTACCGCAAACACGCCGGCGAACGCGAAGAATAACAATATCTTTTTCATAACTGATCGCTTAATGTTTTTATCAGAACCCAACCTGGATCCCGACGTTGAATACTTTTTGCTGCGGATAATGCTCCCCTGTTCCGCCTGAAACAATCTCCGGGTCCATCTGGTATTTCTCGAACGCCTTCGACCAGGTGAGCAGGTTGAAGCCGTTGGCATATACTTTCACGCTCTTCAAACGGATGGCGCGCATCAGCGAAGCGGGCAGGTCGTAACCCAGTTCCACGGTACGGAGGCGCAGGTAATCGCCCCGTACGAACCAGAAGTCTGACGGGTAATCACGTGAGCTGTTGGTCAGCAGCGTGGAATAGTGCAGGCTCGGGAATGTGGCCGTGTTTTTTGTTTCCGGCGTCCAGCGGTTGCGGTGGATGGGTTGCAGGTTGGACGAGAAGGGATCGATCGCTTCCGCCATCGCGCGCAGGTTGAAGAACGCAGCGCCCTGGAAGCCCATATTGAGGCTGATGCCTTTGTAGGTCAGCCCGATGTTGAGGCCGCCGATGGTGTTGGGCAGGTTGGGATTGCCGATCACTTCACGGTCGAACGCATCGATCACATTATCGCCGTTGAGGTCTTTATATTTCAGGTCGCCCGGGCGCGGCAGCGAGCCGTTGGGCTTGGCGCTTTTCTGGATGTCTTCATCGCTTTGATAGAACCCGTCGAACCGGTAGCCCACGATGCTCCCGATGGGGTGGCCGGTGAGGGCCAGGCCGGGATAGCGCGGCTGTTCTTCGTCGCGGAACAGCACCTTGTTTTTGGCATGCGATACGTTGGCGTTGACGCGCAGGCCGAATTTACCATAAGTGTTCTGGTAGGTCAGGTCTGCTTCGAAACCTTTGTTACGCACACGGCCGAGGTTCACCACCGGCACATCCTGGCCGAACATGGCGGGTATGCTCCGCTCGGAAAGGATGTCGTAACGATAGCGGTTGAAGAGGTCGAACGAACCGGAGATTTTTCCTTTCAGCATCGTAAACTCCGCCGCAATGTTCCACTGTTTTTCTTTTTCCCAGGTCACGTTGGGGTTGCCCAGCGTGCCTTCGCGGATGCCGCTGAAGGTGTTGTGCGATTCGCCGAATGAGTAGCTGTTATTACGCTGGAATACATAATCGTAAATGTAGCTGTTGCTGCCCACACCGTCTACACCCGTAAACCCGTAAGAGCCACGGAATTTGAACAGCGAGAAGACGGGCAGCGCGTTGGCGAAGAAAGGCTCTTCAGCCACGTTCCACCCGGCCGAAAAGGCCGGGAAGAATCCGAACCGCTTGCCGGCGGCGAAACGGTCGGAACCGTTGTAAGCGCCGTTGAACTCGAACATGTACTTCTGCCGGAAGTTATATCCCAGCCTGCCGGTGAAACCCCGGAAGTTGGAGGGCACCAGTTCTGAGCCGGTGCTCGTGTTCACGGAAATGCTGGTGGTTTGCGCGCCCATCACGAGGCCGTAAATACGGTGGTCTTTTCCGAACGTACGGTCGTAGTTGATCTGCGCCTGCAGGTTCAGGCGTTTGCCCAGGCCCGCCAGCGGCGAATATCCGAGCCCCAGCTTCTGGATGCGGTAGATGTTCGGATCACGCGGCGTATAAGTACTGTCGGCCGGGTTGAACTGGAACGACGGGAAAGTGGTGCGCGTCAAACTCCTTGAAAAATTGTAGTTGTTCGAGTACGCCACCACCACGCGGGCAGACAACCCTTTGGTGATCACCGCGAGGTCCTGGTTGCCGGTGAGGTTGATATTGATGTCGTTGGAAAAGCTGCGGTTGTAACCGTCCAGCGCCAGCCTGCCCACGATGTTGTTGATGTTGTCCCTGACGTTGTTGAGGATGAAGCCGTAGCTGCCGTCCGGGTTATACACCGGGTAAGCGAACGGCGGCAGGTGATTGTAGCCGTTCATCTCGAAAAACACGTTGTTATTGCCAAAGGGGCCGGGCACGTTGGGGCTGTTGGTTTCGCCCATGATGCCCGACAGGTCGAGCCGGAAATTGAGGCTCTTGGTGGCCGTAATGTCGAGGTTGGATCGGAAGTTATACCGGCGGTGATAATAGTTGCTGTTGAAGCCGTTGCCTTCCGAAAAATCTTTCAGGATGCCGTTCTGGTAAAGGTATCCCACGGAAATAAAATAGTTGAGGAAATCGAGCCCGCCAGACACGTCGAGGTTATTCCTGAACTGCATGGCCATGGGCCTTGTGAGTGTTTTATACCAGTCGATATCCGGGTGGCCGTACGGGTCGGAGCCGTCTTTGAATTTTTGCAGATCAATGTCCGTGAAGCGCGGCGTTACGTTGTCGTTCTTCATCGCTTCGTTGGTGAGCAATGCGCTCTCGTATGCGCCGAGGTACTGTTTGGAGCGGGTGGGCCGCTGCATACCGGTTTCGGAGCGGAAGGCGATGCGGGGAGGCCCGATCTTGCCGCGGCGGGTGGTGATCACGATTACGCCGTTGGCGCCTTTTACGCCGTAGATGGCCGTGGTGCTCGCATCTTTCAGGATGCTGAGCGTTTCGATCTCGTTGGGATCGAGGAGCGACAGCGCACCGGCGCCCAGTTCGATATCATCCACGATGATCAGCGGCGTGCCCGCGCTTGCATACGAGGAAATACCGCGGATAAAGAACTCCGTTCCTTCCGCGCCCGGGCGGCCACCACGCTGCTGCGAGATGTAACCGGGCAGGCGGCCCATCAGGGTATTGGCGATGTTGGGGGAAGGCGTTTGCCGGATGGCCTCGCCGGTGATGGACGTTACGGCACCGGTGTTGGTGATCTTTTTCTGTTTGCCGTATCCCACTACCACCACTTCTTCCACACCCTTGGCATCCACTTCCATTTTAATATCAAAGGGCCCGTTGCCGCTTACGTTCACTTCCTTGCGCATAAACCCGATCATCGTAAAGATGACGGTGTTGCTGCCGCCCTTCAGCTTCAGGCTGAATTTGCCGTCGCCGTCGCTGGTAGTGCCGTTGGTAGGAACGCCCTTTTCAACGATGTTGACGTTGAACAGCGGCTGGTCTTCCGTTCTGACGGTTCCGGTCACGGTGCGCTGGGCAAGCGCCGGAACAACCAGGCAGGTAAGACATATAAAAGTTGCCAGAATACTTTTCATCATGAAAGACTTTAATCTTTTGCAATAATTGTTACCAGTTCGGGTTCTGGGTGAGGGCATCGTTCTTGATCACCTCATCGTAAGGGATGGGGTACAGGTACATGCGGGATGCGTTGAACGATACCGTTTTAACAGGCACTTTTGTATAGGTAAATACGCCGGTAGTGGCGTTCCTGGTGATCTTCATGCCGTTCAGCTGCCCGTTCAGCACCTGCTCCGCAGTTTTCCACCGCCTGATGTCCCAGAAACGCTGCTCTTCGAACGCCATTTCTATCCTGCGTTCCAGCCGGATGGCGTCGCGCATTTCGGTAACGGAATACAATGCGGGCGCTTTCAAACCATAGTTCCCGTCGGCGCCTGCCGTGATGCCGGCGCGCTTGCGCAAGGCCACCAGCTGTTTGTGGGCATTCGTTACATCCCCCAGTTCGTTGCTGGCTTCGGCGTAATTGAGCAGTATTTCGGCATACCGGAAAATGATGAAGTTGTGCGTTTGCGTGGAGTACGCGGTGCCTTCGGTATGGTTGGCCATGAACTTGCGCATGTAATACCCCGTTTGCGTTTGCGGGATGGTGCCGCCCGGTTTGTCGAGGCCGCCCTCAAAGGTTTCCACGTTCCGTTTCAGCCAGCGCATGCCGTTGTGAAACAGGGTGGCGTAAAAACGCGGGTCGCGGTTCTTGTACGGATCGGCGGGATTGTAAGTAGACGTAGCGCTGGTGATAGGCTGCCCGTTGATCATGGGGAAGGCATCCGCCAGTTCCTGCGTGGGGCTGGTGGCGCCCTTACCAAGCAACGAGCCGGTATAGCCCACCGGGCCGTTGTTCAATTCCACATCGTTGGTCACACCGCGCTGGAATGCGAGGATGATCTCCGGCAGGCTGCGGGTGGTGAACACGTTGGCGTAGTTGCTGTTGAGGCTGAACTTGCCGTATTTGATCACGGAGTCCGCGGCCGCCCTGGCTGCCACCCATTTTTCCGGGTTATTGGACGGGTTCTGCCACGGGCTGGCGGCATACAGCAGCATGCGCGATTTGAGGGCCATGGCGGCGCCTTTGGTGATGCGGCCCCAGTCGCCTCCCGTCGCAATGTCTGTACGGAGCAGCGGCAGGATGGCATCGCACTCGCCGATCACATACGCCATACACTGATCGAATGAGTTGCGCGGGATGCGCAGGTCGTCGTTGATGGTGAGCACCCTGTCGCCCAGCAGCGGCACGCCGCCGAAGCGTTTCATCAGTTCGAAATAACTGATGGCGCGGATGAAGCGGGCTTCCGCTTTCCAGTAGATTTTCTGCTGTTCGTCCGTCGGCACCACATCGATCTTCGACAGGAAAACATTCGCACGGCGGATGCACTGGTAGCTGCGCGCCCAGTTGTTGTCCGGATTATTGGTCGGGCTGAGGCGGCCGTTGGTAAAGGTTTCGGTGGCATGCCCCGGTGTGGACGACATGGCATCGTCGCTCCCCGCTTCCAGCACGGCGCCGCTGATGCGGTTGAAGCCGTTGGGCAGGAAAGAATATATGTTGTCGAGCGCCAGTTTCGCATAGGTGGCGTTCTTGTCCATTTCATCGTATATATAATCATCCGTCAGCCTGTCCAGCGGCTCATCTTCATACGTCTTCCGGCATGAGGCCACCGCAAACAGCATGGCAGCACCGAGGCCTATTTGTAGTATTTTTTTCATAACCTTCTGCTTGTTGTTTACAGTTTGATGTTGATGCCTGCGCTCATCATTTTCTGCACAGGATATAAACCGGCGCCGGACTCGGGGTCGTAGCGGTCGAAGGAAGCCCAGGTGGCGAGATTGATGGCGTTCACATAACATCTCACGCTGGCGAGGTGGATCCGTTTCAGCCATTTTTCCGGCAGCGAGTAACCCACTTCGAGGTTTTTGATCCGCAGGTAATCGCCCGAGTGCATCCAGTAAGAAGAAGTCACGTGATTGTTGATGTTATTGCCCACGGTGAGACGGGGATAGGCTGCATCGGCCGTTTTACCGGTGGCGCTCCAGCGGTTGAGGTGATGCTGGTATGCATTGCCGGTCCCATCGTTCCTGAATTCCCATTCGGCATCGCCGGTGATCAGCAGGTTGCGGTGTTTGGTGCCCTGCAGCAGGATGCTCACATCGAACCCTTTGAATTGCGCGCCGGCTGTGAGGCCGCCGAACACGAGGGGTTTCTGTGTACCGATGGGCGCTTCGTCGTACTGGTTGAGCACACCGTCGCCATTCAGATCCAGGTACCGGATATCGCCGAGGCGCGGGGTGTAGCCGGGAACGGTGGCCGCGCCGTTCAGCTCGGCCTGGGTCTGGAAGAGGCCGTTGGCGATGTAGCCGAACGACTGCCCAACCGGCAGGCCCGTGCGTTTCATCCATTCGTAGGGGCGCACTACTTCATCCTGGTACAGGATGCGCGACTGCTGTACGGTGAGGTTGCCCGAAGCATAAAAGTGCACCGCGCCCGCCTGCCCGTTGTACGTAGCGGTCAGCTCCACGCCTTTGTAGCGGCGGATGCCGATATTTTCGTTCGGGAAACTTTCGCCCATGATGGCGGAGTTGCGGCCGCGCTGCTGCAGCAGGTCGAAATAACGGTTATTGTAATATTCCGCCGTGAAAGTGAGGCGGTCGTTAAACAGTGCGATGTCGATGGCGGCGTTGAACTTGTCCGCCTTTTCCCAGGTGATGCCGGGATTGGCCATCACGGTCTGCGCCACGCCGTCCGCCGTGGAGGAAGGCGATGTGCCGAACGTGTAACCGGCGAGCCCGTTGGCGTAATATTGTTTATAAGCGAAGTAACCGCCATTGGCATTGCCGGTGCGGCCGTAGGATGTTCTCAGTTTCAGTTCGCCCAGCCAGGCAAGGCCGGCCATGAACGGCTCCCGGGCAATGTTCCAGCCGATGCCCGCCGCCGGGAAAAAGCCGAAACGGCTGCCCGGCGCATAGATCTCGGAACCGGAATAACCGCCGGACAATTCAAGCAGGTAGCGGCCGTCGTAATTGTAAGCGATGCGGCTGGTGAACTGGTATGAATTGCGGGGAAGGTCGTTGCTGTTCATCACGTTGTCTTTACTGCCGAGCAGCAGCACATCGAGGTGATGGGCGCCGAGCTG
Protein-coding sequences here:
- a CDS encoding RagB/SusD family nutrient uptake outer membrane protein; this encodes MKKILLFFAFAGVFAVSQQSCSKTEDFLDKKQTSDLTEETVFADSARTMDYLTNIYMPAGFGMQTVGTSGTNVWPYTSEMCDEAQSRWTGSHNMWVRLIAGGISAINGPTPPVWNGCYTNVRKVNLLFKNLDRSPLSPGLKARVKAEARFLRAWYYAELVRHVGGVPLMKDTLFGLTDKPDIARSTFEECVNYINSELDLAAADLPVEQLGSDYGRVTKGACLALKARVLLYAASPLFNGTDMTTDEELKKLVGYPVADANRWVLAREAAKKVIDMNAYSLYLDNTTAPGFGFYRVFLMRRNPEYIFALMRASNRDVEGLLFPPSRGGSYEYFPTQATVDAFGMKNGKGIREAGSGFDEKNPYLNRDPRFEYSIIYNGSMMYLGSAGGKRPVFTHTGAGVDYQTAFTFTGYYCRKMAEDNTSGNTERCFPLMRYAEVLLNYAEACNETGETTTAIDQIIRLRERAGIQPGADGRYGIKAGITQAEARDLIRNERKVELAFEHHRFFDVRRWKRGEQEFNRDPGGVKIVPSGTTYTYTYIQTRPHAFFKAMYLMPIPQSEIGRAPSVKQNPGW
- a CDS encoding SusC/RagA family TonB-linked outer membrane protein, which gives rise to MMKSILATFICLTCLVVPALAQRTVTGTVRTEDQPLFNVNIVEKGVPTNGTTSDGDGKFSLKLKGGSNTVIFTMIGFMRKEVNVSGNGPFDIKMEVDAKGVEEVVVVGYGKQKKITNTGAVTSITGEAIRQTPSPNIANTLMGRLPGYISQQRGGRPGAEGTEFFIRGISSYASAGTPLIIVDDIELGAGALSLLDPNEIETLSILKDASTTAIYGVKGANGVIVITTRRGKIGPPRIAFRSETGMQRPTRSKQYLGAYESALLTNEAMKNDNVTPRFTDIDLQKFKDGSDPYGHPDIDWYKTLTRPMAMQFRNNLDVSGGLDFLNYFISVGYLYQNGILKDFSEGNGFNSNYYHRRYNFRSNLDITATKSLNFRLDLSGIMGETNSPNVPGPFGNNNVFFEMNGYNHLPPFAYPVYNPDGSYGFILNNVRDNINNIVGRLALDGYNRSFSNDININLTGNQDLAVITKGLSARVVVAYSNNYNFSRSLTRTTFPSFQFNPADSTYTPRDPNIYRIQKLGLGYSPLAGLGKRLNLQAQINYDRTFGKDHRIYGLVMGAQTTSISVNTSTGSELVPSNFRGFTGRLGYNFRQKYMFEFNGAYNGSDRFAAGKRFGFFPAFSAGWNVAEEPFFANALPVFSLFKFRGSYGFTGVDGVGSNSYIYDYVFQRNNSYSFGESHNTFSGIREGTLGNPNVTWEKEKQWNIAAEFTMLKGKISGSFDLFNRYRYDILSERSIPAMFGQDVPVVNLGRVRNKGFEADLTYQNTYGKFGLRVNANVSHAKNKVLFRDEEQPRYPGLALTGHPIGSIVGYRFDGFYQSDEDIQKSAKPNGSLPRPGDLKYKDLNGDNVIDAFDREVIGNPNLPNTIGGLNIGLTYKGISLNMGFQGAAFFNLRAMAEAIDPFSSNLQPIHRNRWTPETKNTATFPSLHYSTLLTNSSRDYPSDFWFVRGDYLRLRTVELGYDLPASLMRAIRLKSVKVYANGFNLLTWSKAFEKYQMDPEIVSGGTGEHYPQQKVFNVGIQVGF
- a CDS encoding RagB/SusD family nutrient uptake outer membrane protein, which gives rise to MKKILQIGLGAAMLFAVASCRKTYEDEPLDRLTDDYIYDEMDKNATYAKLALDNIYSFLPNGFNRISGAVLEAGSDDAMSSTPGHATETFTNGRLSPTNNPDNNWARSYQCIRRANVFLSKIDVVPTDEQQKIYWKAEARFIRAISYFELMKRFGGVPLLGDRVLTINDDLRIPRNSFDQCMAYVIGECDAILPLLRTDIATGGDWGRITKGAAMALKSRMLLYAASPWQNPSNNPEKWVAARAAADSVIKYGKFSLNSNYANVFTTRSLPEIILAFQRGVTNDVELNNGPVGYTGSLLGKGATSPTQELADAFPMINGQPITSATSTYNPADPYKNRDPRFYATLFHNGMRWLKRNVETFEGGLDKPGGTIPQTQTGYYMRKFMANHTEGTAYSTQTHNFIIFRYAEILLNYAEASNELGDVTNAHKQLVALRKRAGITAGADGNYGLKAPALYSVTEMRDAIRLERRIEMAFEEQRFWDIRRWKTAEQVLNGQLNGMKITRNATTGVFTYTKVPVKTVSFNASRMYLYPIPYDEVIKNDALTQNPNW
- a CDS encoding SusC/RagA family TonB-linked outer membrane protein codes for the protein MKMFVLRSIFTAFGAVTFALVQAQSTGAAQAETAVDTLRPDSTPRLHVLYQRQARSRLVQSAASIGNEELLKSPTSSFRNALSGRLAGLYTLQTSGEPNSDLPSTSLRGMDPLILIDGIPRGITSIDPEEIESITVLKDALATAMLGMRGSNGALLVTTKKGIPGRRRISFTAQTGVQQTGKMRQPLNAYDYARLYNEALENDGKAPVYTQADLDAYKNGSDPVAHPDVNWMDQAIKDQSQFSRFNLNVDGGNNIARYFVSLDYMNQDGFLKTTGENSYNTGSNLKRYIFRSNVEVNLNKYLTTSLNLFGRIIQENQPGATTANVLTALGNTPSNAYAMLNPNGSLGGNQVYQNNIFGQLNRSGYRQGYSRQAFADFAIKRRLDDVVPGLWAKALISFSSVFDQDINRSKTFKVYNWQGGTNYQEFGTSADQVNSTSIASQSRQFYTEGTIGYEKQLGAHHLDVLLLGSKDNVMNSNDLPRNSYQFTSRIAYNYDGRYLLELSGGYSGSEIYAPGSRFGFFPAAGIGWNIAREPFMAGLAWLGELKLRTSYGRTGNANGGYFAYKQYYANGLAGYTFGTSPSSTADGVAQTVMANPGITWEKADKFNAAIDIALFNDRLTFTAEYYNNRYFDLLQQRGRNSAIMGESFPNENIGIRRYKGVELTATYNGQAGAVHFYASGNLTVQQSRILYQDEVVRPYEWMKRTGLPVGQSFGYIANGLFQTQAELNGAATVPGYTPRLGDIRYLDLNGDGVLNQYDEAPIGTQKPLVFGGLTAGAQFKGFDVSILLQGTKHRNLLITGDAEWEFRNDGTGNAYQHHLNRWSATGKTADAAYPRLTVGNNINNHVTSSYWMHSGDYLRIKNLEVGYSLPEKWLKRIHLASVRCYVNAINLATWASFDRYDPESGAGLYPVQKMMSAGINIKL